In one window of Halorussus pelagicus DNA:
- a CDS encoding orc1/cdc6 family replication initiation protein, which translates to MADDDQQSLSQSIKSRLQEGVQNSVFKDKGLLDPDAVIDEDRIVGRDQQLDDIITYLRPVLQGNRPPNMLLYGPSGTGKSLIINAVCQQILELADAQGDQFGVIKTNCQTIKSHDRAVYRLVENAAVEAGVEAGVPESGVSTDRKLNRFYEILSDHFDSVIIILDEVDLLVGRQRDPNDEPAYSKLLYQLSRASQLGHIEGHISVAALTNDPRFMEELDGRAESSFNPQDVVFSDYDANQLQSILERRRDAYQEGVLEDGIIPLSSAFAAQDHGDARKAIDLFRKAGEIADRRSEETVREEHVRDAQEEAERDRTLTQMQGLSTQKKLSLYATAVVPIYSERNLNAVPNTIAYRVYQSLTEMLDVVKKSRDSYLRYMREAETYNFVTSEKRGRGYGSGVHKEYTFIDDPEVVAETLETDIRLEDVERDEGLLRSIVNTQVKDFFGGHD; encoded by the coding sequence ATGGCCGATGACGACCAACAGTCCCTCTCCCAATCCATCAAGAGCCGTCTTCAGGAAGGCGTTCAGAACTCCGTCTTCAAAGACAAGGGACTGCTTGATCCAGACGCCGTCATCGACGAAGACAGAATCGTCGGCCGCGACCAACAGCTAGACGACATCATCACGTATCTCCGACCGGTGCTTCAGGGCAACCGTCCTCCCAATATGCTTCTTTACGGTCCGTCAGGGACCGGGAAATCGCTTATTATCAATGCCGTCTGCCAGCAAATCCTCGAACTGGCGGACGCACAAGGCGACCAGTTCGGCGTCATCAAGACCAACTGTCAGACAATCAAATCCCACGACCGTGCCGTCTATCGACTCGTCGAAAACGCGGCCGTCGAAGCCGGTGTTGAGGCTGGCGTTCCAGAAAGCGGTGTCTCGACTGACCGGAAGTTGAATCGATTCTACGAGATTTTGAGTGACCACTTTGACTCCGTCATTATCATCCTTGACGAGGTTGACCTCCTCGTTGGCCGTCAACGTGACCCCAACGACGAACCCGCGTACTCGAAATTGCTGTATCAGCTCTCGCGAGCGTCTCAACTCGGCCACATCGAGGGACACATCTCGGTCGCTGCGCTCACTAATGACCCTCGCTTCATGGAGGAGCTTGATGGACGAGCGGAAAGTTCCTTCAATCCACAAGACGTCGTGTTCTCAGATTATGATGCCAACCAGCTCCAGTCGATTCTGGAACGACGACGTGACGCCTATCAGGAGGGCGTCCTCGAAGACGGTATCATTCCACTCAGTTCGGCGTTTGCGGCGCAGGACCACGGTGACGCACGCAAAGCAATCGACTTGTTCCGGAAAGCTGGCGAGATTGCGGATCGCCGGAGCGAGGAGACCGTACGAGAAGAGCACGTCCGTGATGCGCAGGAGGAGGCCGAGCGCGACCGCACGCTGACACAGATGCAGGGACTCTCGACCCAGAAGAAACTCTCGCTCTATGCCACTGCCGTCGTCCCTATCTATTCCGAGCGGAATCTCAACGCAGTCCCGAACACTATTGCATACCGCGTCTATCAATCTCTCACCGAGATGCTAGATGTCGTGAAAAAGTCTCGTGATTCGTATCTTCGGTATATGAGAGAAGCGGAGACGTATAATTTCGTCACGTCCGAGAAACGCGGCCGTGGATACGGTAGCGGTGTCCACAAAGAATACACATTCATTGATGATCCCGAAGTCGTCGCTGAGACTCTCGAGACAGATATCAGACTCGAAGATGTCGAACGTGACGAAGGCTTGCTCAGGTCGATAGTCAACACGCAGGTCAAGGATTTCTTTGGAGGGCATGATTGA
- a CDS encoding ParA family protein: MSSENSTNSIDRTNSLNSPYEALDTDGNSRAVSVCMLKGGVGKSTIAVNLARQLAAHDHDVLLIDLDPNGHASVGLGFDDHYHDTDETIGDVFFNDADPTTTIYNTDHQFDILPSTENLEQVEREIVVGDVFQPSALLKREVIDPLLNDEYDFIVTDSPAYRSRLTDNALVATTNLILPLAPGNEAMSGLERTIERQISPLRKHMDVDVLALVPNMLSGRIDQQTQDRQLLERLNSHDSLQDRIPNFARITDWDAVDTGDINPTPGIRDRTSITKAYGERKPLLDYDPDCDQLKCFDELAHIVEAGEVVRHD; the protein is encoded by the coding sequence ATGAGTAGTGAAAATAGCACGAATAGCATAGATAGAACAAATAGTCTGAATAGTCCATACGAAGCGCTCGACACCGACGGAAATTCTCGTGCTGTCTCCGTCTGCATGCTCAAGGGTGGTGTCGGTAAGTCAACTATCGCCGTCAACCTCGCTCGTCAACTCGCCGCTCACGACCATGACGTTCTTCTCATCGATCTTGACCCGAACGGCCACGCCTCTGTCGGCCTCGGCTTCGACGACCACTACCACGACACCGACGAAACTATCGGCGATGTCTTCTTCAACGACGCCGATCCAACCACGACCATCTACAATACCGACCACCAGTTCGATATTCTTCCATCGACCGAGAACCTCGAACAAGTCGAACGCGAAATCGTCGTCGGAGACGTCTTCCAGCCGTCTGCCCTCCTCAAACGAGAAGTCATCGACCCACTCCTCAACGACGAATACGACTTTATCGTCACCGACTCGCCAGCCTACCGCTCCCGGCTCACAGACAACGCCCTCGTCGCAACGACCAATCTCATTCTCCCACTCGCTCCTGGCAACGAAGCCATGTCTGGACTCGAACGCACCATCGAACGCCAAATCTCCCCGCTCCGAAAGCACATGGACGTCGACGTCCTCGCACTCGTTCCGAACATGCTCAGCGGCCGCATCGACCAGCAAACCCAAGACCGTCAACTTCTCGAACGGCTCAACTCTCACGACAGCCTGCAGGACCGCATCCCCAACTTCGCCCGTATTACCGACTGGGATGCCGTCGACACAGGCGACATTAACCCAACACCTGGAATTCGAGACCGGACCAGCATCACGAAAGCCTACGGCGAACGGAAACCGCTACTGGATTACGATCCTGACTGTGACCAGCTGAAGTGCTTCGACGAACTCGCCCACATCGTCGAAGCTGGCGAGGTGGTCCGCCATGACTGA